Proteins from a single region of Urocitellus parryii isolate mUroPar1 chromosome 4, mUroPar1.hap1, whole genome shotgun sequence:
- the Slc35c1 gene encoding GDP-fucose transporter 1: MNRAPLKRSRILHMALNGAPDPSGEAEAGSGEKPFLLRALQIALVVSLYWVTSISMVFLNKYLLDSPSLRLDAPIFVTFYQCLVTTLLCKGLSTLATCCPGAVDFPTLRLDLRVARSVLPLSVVFIGMITFNNLCLKYVGVAFYNVGRSLTTVFNVLLSYVLLKQTTSLYALLTCSIIIGGFWLGVDQEEAEGTLSLVGTVFGVLASLCVSLNAIYTKKVLPAVDGSIWRLTFYNNVNACVLFLPLLLLLGEHQALLDFAQLDSAHFWGMMTLGGLFGFAIGYVTGLQIKFTSPLTHNVSGTAKACAQTVLAVLYFEETKSFLWWTSNAMVLGGSSAYTWVRGWEMKSQEDPGPREGEKSAVGV, encoded by the exons ATGAACAGGGCCCCCCTGAAGCGCTCCAGGATCCTGCACATGGCGCTGAACGGTGCCCCCGACCCCTCTGGAGAGGCCGAGGCAGGCAGCGGGGAGAAGCCCTTTCTGCTGCGGGCACTGCAGATCGCTCTGGTGGTCTCTCTCTACTGGGTCACTTCCATCTCCATGGTGTTCCTCAACAAGTACCTGCTGGACAGCCCCTCCCTGCGGCTGGACGCCCCCATTTTCGTCACCTTCTACCAGTGCCTGGTGACCACGCTGCTATGCAAGGGCCTCAGCACGTTGGCCACCTGCTGCCCTGGTGCTGTGGACTTCCCCACGCTGCGCCTGGACCTCAGGGTGGCTCGCAGCGTCCTGCCACTGTCGGTGGTCTTCATCGGCATGATCACCTTCAATAACCTCTGCCTCAAGTACGTAGGGGTGGCCTTCTACAACGTGGGCCGCTCTCTCACCACCGTCTTCAACGTGCTGCTCTCCTACGTGCTGCTCAAGCAGACCACCTCCCTCTATGCCCTGCTCACCTGCAGCATCATCATTG GTGGCTTCTGGCTGGGTGTGGACCAGGAGGAGGCCGAGGGCACCCTGTCCTTGGTGGGCACCGTCTTTGGGGTGCTGGCCAGCCTGTGTGTCTCGCTGAACGCCATCTACACCAAGAAGGTGCTCCCGGCGGTGGACGGCAGCATCTGGCGCCTGACCTTCTACAACAACGTCAACGCCTGCGTCCTcttcctgcccctgctcctgctgCTCGGGGAGCATCAGGCCCTCCTGGACTTCGCGCAGCTGGACAGCGCCCACTTCTGGGGGATGATGACGCTGGGCGGCCTGTTCGGCTTCGCCATCGGCTACGTGACGGGGCTGCAGATCAAGTTCACCAGTCCCCTGACCCACAACGTGTCGGGCACGGCCAAGGCCTGCGCCCAGACGGTGCTAGCCGTGCTCTACTTCGAAGAAACCAAGAGCTTCCTGTGGTGGACCAGCAACGCCATGGTGCTGGGTGGCTCCTCCGCCTACACCTGGGTCCGGGGCTGGGAGATGAAGAGTCAGGAGGACCCCGGCCCCAGGGAGGGCGAGAAAAGCGCCGTGGGGGTGTGA